A single window of Nanoarchaeota archaeon DNA harbors:
- a CDS encoding MgtC/SapB family protein, which translates to METTITFQEISILLHIIFALILGLVIGSEREKMGKSAGMRTHSLVCMSSAAIVSVSLLAFPVADSGARAIAAVITGVGFLGAGQIMTSKGKISGLTTAASIWTSAIVGCIAGLGYYFLSAAITLLTYAIFLLKRYTEP; encoded by the coding sequence ATGGAAACGACGATAACATTTCAAGAAATTTCAATACTATTGCACATTATTTTCGCACTCATTCTGGGGCTTGTAATCGGTTCGGAACGCGAGAAAATGGGAAAATCCGCCGGAATGAGAACCCACAGCCTCGTATGCATGTCGTCAGCAGCAATTGTATCCGTCAGTCTGCTCGCATTTCCAGTCGCCGATTCTGGCGCAAGGGCAATCGCTGCAGTTATCACCGGCGTAGGATTTTTAGGCGCAGGGCAGATTATGACTTCAAAAGGAAAAATTTCCGGGCTTACAACTGCTGCAAGCATCTGGACAAGCGCAATTGTCGGATGTATTGCAGGGCTTGGATATTATTTCCTGTCAGCAGCCATCACACTTTTAACATATGCAATATTCCTATTGAAGAGATATACTGAGCCCTAG
- a CDS encoding Fic family protein: protein MHVEIRARGKKKKYYLAHSIRKGSKVKKISFYLGSDLSKTELAQKKKHAELIILERIKSQKIIRDPFRIILSEEELNEIKALEAKGKIRIAHLSDADWAKFAQLFTYDTNAIEDSTVTAKEVKDILEKDKLPKKPKYEISETYGVSDAIGYIRTTKEHISLNLIKKLHEIVFKNSKTFAGQYREKGTEVSVIDADGTVVHQGAPSQYITSLLEELETWYGKNRKKYPPFILAAVVHNQFENIHPFQDGNGRVGRLLLNNILIKHNFPPVNIELRNRKEYYSALQEYENGNLRPTIELIIKEYKAMKNSYAV from the coding sequence ATGCATGTTGAAATAAGAGCGCGCGGCAAAAAGAAGAAATACTATCTCGCGCATTCAATCCGGAAAGGAAGCAAAGTAAAGAAGATAAGTTTTTATCTCGGCTCGGACCTTTCAAAAACAGAGCTCGCGCAAAAGAAAAAGCATGCAGAATTAATAATTCTTGAGCGGATAAAATCGCAGAAAATCATCCGTGATCCATTTCGAATAATTCTTTCAGAAGAAGAGCTTAACGAAATCAAGGCGCTTGAAGCAAAGGGAAAAATACGCATTGCGCATCTATCGGATGCAGACTGGGCGAAATTCGCGCAATTGTTTACATATGACACAAATGCAATCGAGGATTCGACAGTTACTGCGAAAGAAGTAAAAGATATTCTTGAGAAAGATAAATTGCCAAAGAAGCCAAAATACGAAATATCAGAGACTTACGGCGTATCGGATGCAATCGGCTACATACGCACAACAAAAGAGCACATTTCATTAAACCTGATAAAGAAACTGCATGAAATCGTCTTCAAAAACTCAAAGACATTCGCCGGACAATACCGTGAAAAAGGCACTGAAGTCTCAGTTATTGACGCAGACGGAACTGTAGTGCATCAAGGCGCGCCATCCCAATACATAACATCGCTTCTCGAAGAGTTAGAAACTTGGTACGGCAAAAATAGGAAAAAGTATCCTCCGTTCATTCTTGCCGCGGTTGTCCACAACCAATTCGAGAACATTCACCCGTTTCAGGACGGCAACGGAAGAGTGGGCAGGCTTCTGTTAAATAATATTCTAATAAAGCACAATTTTCCGCCGGTAAATATCGAGCTGAGGAACAGAAAAGAGTACTATAGCGCTTTGCAGGAATACGAAAACGGCAACCTGCGGCCGACGATAGAGCTAATAATAAAGGAATATAAAGCGATGAAAAATAGCTACGCCGTATAA
- the thrS gene encoding threonine--tRNA ligase yields the protein MSDIETLRHSASHILAAAVKKLYPNVKLGIGPAVADGFYYDFGKKEPFTPEDLARIEKSLQHIVKQNVTFEKIDVDFAEAKKMLKDEPYKLELLEELKSKGEKITFYKSGDFIDMCRGPHVASAGKIGALKLTKISSAYWKGDEKKDSMQRIYGVAFESREELDVHVKMIEEAEKRDHRKLGRELDLFHIDDMVGLGLPLWHPKGAMLWRVIEDFWYKQHIASGYSLVRTPHIGNKVLWETSGHWGFYNESMYSPLEVGQTLKENQEKKSASASEQYLLKPMNCPFHIQIYKNRPHSYRELPLRWAECGTVYRFEKKGELSGLTRVRGFTQDDAHIICAANQVEDELKRVVEFILFIFKSFGFDISKINVYLSVRDPAGTKYAGTGDGWKFTEGVLEKVAKEKGLNYKKDIGGAVFYGPKLDFKIKDALNREWQCSTLQFDFNLPERFEMTFVNNQGKDERPYMLHRALFGSYERFIGLLIEHYAGKFPLWLSPVQVKVLTVNDRNADFAREIVSKLNSEGLRVELDDASETIAKKVRNAQLEKVNYILTIGDKEQEAKTLAVRTREGKVEFSVAVDKFVSDLKKEIEERK from the coding sequence ATGTCAGACATTGAAACTCTTCGGCACAGCGCGTCGCATATTCTTGCAGCGGCAGTGAAAAAGTTATATCCTAATGTAAAATTAGGCATAGGTCCGGCAGTTGCTGACGGATTCTATTATGATTTTGGCAAAAAAGAGCCGTTTACGCCAGAGGATTTGGCGAGGATAGAAAAATCCCTGCAGCACATTGTTAAGCAGAATGTGACGTTTGAAAAAATTGATGTTGACTTTGCAGAAGCGAAAAAAATGCTGAAAGATGAGCCCTATAAATTGGAATTGCTTGAAGAGCTTAAATCAAAAGGCGAAAAAATTACATTCTACAAAAGCGGAGATTTCATTGATATGTGCAGGGGTCCGCATGTTGCATCAGCAGGAAAAATCGGCGCGCTAAAGCTCACAAAAATATCTTCGGCATACTGGAAAGGAGACGAGAAAAAAGACAGCATGCAAAGAATATACGGCGTTGCGTTTGAGTCGCGCGAGGAACTTGATGTGCATGTCAAGATGATTGAAGAGGCGGAGAAAAGAGACCACAGAAAATTAGGCCGGGAATTGGATCTTTTTCATATTGACGATATGGTGGGATTGGGCCTGCCTCTCTGGCATCCGAAAGGAGCTATGCTCTGGAGAGTTATTGAAGATTTTTGGTATAAACAGCATATTGCATCAGGTTATTCTTTAGTGCGCACCCCTCACATAGGAAATAAAGTTTTATGGGAAACCTCCGGTCACTGGGGATTTTACAATGAAAGCATGTATTCTCCGCTTGAAGTCGGGCAAACACTAAAAGAAAATCAGGAAAAGAAATCAGCAAGCGCGTCAGAGCAATATCTTTTAAAACCGATGAATTGCCCGTTTCATATACAGATTTATAAAAACCGGCCGCATTCTTATCGGGAATTGCCTTTGCGCTGGGCAGAATGCGGAACTGTTTACAGGTTCGAGAAAAAAGGCGAGCTGTCTGGCCTAACGCGCGTGCGCGGATTCACACAGGATGATGCACATATTATCTGCGCAGCAAATCAAGTTGAAGATGAGTTAAAACGAGTTGTTGAGTTTATATTATTTATCTTCAAATCTTTCGGCTTTGATATATCCAAAATAAATGTTTATCTTTCTGTTAGGGATCCGGCCGGCACCAAATATGCCGGAACAGGAGACGGCTGGAAATTTACCGAAGGAGTTCTGGAAAAAGTAGCCAAAGAAAAGGGGCTAAATTACAAAAAGGACATTGGCGGCGCAGTCTTTTATGGACCGAAGCTGGATTTTAAAATCAAAGACGCCCTTAATCGCGAATGGCAGTGTTCTACTTTGCAGTTTGATTTCAATTTACCCGAAAGGTTCGAGATGACATTTGTCAACAACCAAGGAAAAGACGAACGCCCTTATATGCTCCATAGGGCGTTGTTCGGTTCTTACGAGAGATTTATCGGCCTGTTAATTGAGCACTACGCCGGCAAATTCCCGCTGTGGCTTTCGCCGGTGCAGGTGAAAGTTCTGACAGTAAATGACCGTAATGCTGATTTCGCGCGCGAAATAGTTTCGAAATTAAATTCTGAAGGCTTAAGGGTTGAGCTTGACGACGCAAGCGAAACAATTGCAAAGAAAGTAAGAAACGCGCAGCTTGAGAAAGTGAATTATATTCTGACAATCGGCGACAAGGAGCAGGAAGCAAAGACTCTGGCGGTCAGGACGCGCGAAGGCAAGGTGGAGTTTAGCGTTGCGGTTGATAAATTTGTTTCTGATTTGAAGAAGGAGATTGAGGAGAGGAAGTAG
- a CDS encoding CehA/McbA family metallohydrolase translates to MKLFYSYISLFLILLTPLSFAQNLVNVEFANNSDDNSPNELNNVKLMSASENKKSSEFIFKVVSLSDGTEKVYSEQKVSKLSKINLSLERGTYKFYVSKQNDTSVIEYNNNSNGYVISSNSVIILQYPQYDWYILDAPWRIQSSEKYLPILAIAKDRSLPDIYNISVYDALNNDSLIISTNWSEKYVISSGNIPYFYLFKIDKSKFLKNENNQVSVKIKFDLWLYTNEEGSINITISDKDIPRINNWFYGDTHVHSNYTDNPYEYGAPVYATSEAANAIGLNWVTITDHSFDQTNLSTNWNDYLRECNADKRCLPAEEVSCDWGAFGYYSHYLYYNASIFMDGAEVYWGDTKTCLENINRINTVGFGYVAHPEHNDRLRVEWKNYSLPFTGLEVWNSIGESWEKERDQAMQKWVEQILLGRKIFIEAGSDAHGDFNSALGKVRTACFASNFTKDNIFTALKSGNCMMTDGPIVIFTANSHIIGESFNVSEGDTILLNISWNSTNEFGNVTEIVLIRGEINGSEINETILSPNNLSGNFILTSTPNNTYYRIEARSIDSEGIVRRAYTNPIWAYAEPVPEVEKIPMDEAELALVARFENKYDYSLKNLFFDGEPTATCDITSLRENLNLNNLWQSVKCEKMILDNKRLMWAGFNNTETNKKQIILQIDNILQYTNATQNTLQDSWKSKYAGTGSTRGNYINTNWIAEKNGTIFEINEITNSNDCSGWGGCPRYFGTYLIHGFRKYGENTTVYYSYWGPDRISFRDIHDVYLKFDNKIIYPITNGYILNTKGIFQKKTYNYNPSSFGFGADGGYGFSDSTGCSGFASGSGFDPINRSVFPISQTESVIICHADIDCNDGDLLTKDICANAGTPESLCEYAPQEPEEIKKPFTEMDADEVEKAIIFKEKYNKSLSELYFDGWTNTSCNNASILDTLKLDKDWSVIQCRKFLINGTLAMFAGLNNTKTGEKYAAYQLGTVLIDELAENKQVTETYRTGFDAIFLTHYENRWSGIKEGIKRFEISDVATRTCDGFGRCGSIYKYGTYIFHGFRSDENKNESVLYSYSKPITADTFKILFDNYRNFSIDNFSSSGNIYETKTFNYLPLHGWALGTFGFNYSLYNRSIFKPYRANELIVGLESPAHLRAQDSIGRITGYVNGAYVTEIPNSEILDTEHEKYLLPANETYRFFVDGYADGNYSLKITRAIGENSSIIYFKNISATNETRDIFELNETASIGVKTNDSEKNIVVALDSLESSESINFTAAKNKSVSIYVSNWSALNESTTITENINYAPEIISTVPENGSSFGQWRTISLGVYATDPNNDTLQYVILFDETEISPANETTYTLNETGTHTITFSASDGLNTVSEEISIYVIAPPKVTIISPENRTYNTNIIFINATFEEPVDKAWISINGAPGQNYTSNASSISGHAGVLPNGTQNIRVYANNSIGIENYSEVFFSINTTVIIPTNPPSNGGGGHGDGKKEKKTKEKDDKDEKHDDKEDHKEDKKLEYENDKLSKDKDDDKHNASDSLENETRYDDETENYSESENNGSYYTGHLLGNISEKLQRLIMMILGYLGLWPA, encoded by the coding sequence ATGTTAAACTAATGTCTGCTTCTGAAAATAAAAAATCTAGCGAATTCATATTTAAAGTTGTATCACTTTCAGATGGAACTGAAAAAGTTTACTCAGAACAAAAAGTTTCAAAATTATCTAAAATTAACCTTTCGCTCGAACGCGGGACGTATAAATTCTATGTTTCCAAACAAAATGATACCTCTGTTATAGAATATAATAATAACAGCAACGGCTATGTGATATCATCAAATAGTGTGATTATTCTTCAATACCCTCAATATGACTGGTATATATTAGACGCACCGTGGCGCATTCAAAGTTCAGAAAAATATTTACCAATACTTGCAATAGCAAAAGATAGATCTTTGCCTGATATCTATAACATTTCCGTATATGATGCTTTAAATAATGATTCTTTGATTATAAGCACTAACTGGAGTGAAAAATACGTGATTAGTTCCGGCAATATCCCTTATTTTTATCTTTTCAAGATTGATAAAAGCAAATTCTTAAAAAATGAAAATAATCAAGTTTCTGTAAAAATAAAATTCGATCTATGGTTGTACACTAACGAAGAGGGATCTATAAACATAACTATTTCTGACAAAGATATCCCAAGAATTAATAACTGGTTCTATGGTGACACTCACGTTCATAGTAATTATACGGATAATCCCTACGAATACGGTGCGCCAGTTTACGCGACATCCGAAGCCGCTAATGCCATTGGTTTAAACTGGGTTACTATAACAGACCATTCATTTGATCAAACAAACCTATCTACGAATTGGAACGATTATTTACGAGAGTGCAATGCAGATAAACGATGTCTTCCTGCAGAAGAGGTTTCATGCGATTGGGGTGCTTTCGGATATTACAGTCACTATCTATACTACAATGCTTCAATATTCATGGATGGTGCAGAAGTTTATTGGGGAGACACAAAAACCTGCTTAGAAAATATAAATCGAATAAATACTGTTGGATTCGGATATGTTGCACATCCAGAACATAATGATCGTTTGCGCGTTGAGTGGAAAAACTACTCCCTCCCATTCACAGGCCTCGAAGTCTGGAACAGCATCGGCGAATCGTGGGAAAAAGAGCGCGACCAAGCTATGCAAAAATGGGTTGAACAGATTCTTCTCGGAAGAAAAATCTTCATCGAAGCCGGCTCCGACGCGCACGGAGATTTCAACTCCGCGCTCGGCAAAGTCCGCACCGCCTGCTTCGCTTCTAATTTCACCAAAGACAATATATTCACCGCGCTGAAATCCGGCAACTGCATGATGACTGACGGTCCCATCGTAATTTTCACGGCAAACAGCCACATCATCGGCGAATCTTTCAATGTCTCTGAAGGCGACACTATTCTTTTAAACATCTCGTGGAACTCGACAAATGAATTCGGCAATGTCACAGAAATTGTCTTGATACGCGGCGAAATCAACGGCAGTGAAATAAACGAAACAATTCTTTCACCAAATAACTTATCCGGCAATTTCATTCTTACTTCAACACCCAACAACACATACTATCGCATCGAAGCGCGTTCAATCGACTCTGAAGGAATCGTCCGCCGAGCATACACCAACCCAATCTGGGCATATGCTGAACCAGTCCCGGAAGTTGAAAAAATCCCGATGGATGAAGCAGAACTTGCTCTTGTCGCGCGATTTGAAAACAAATATGACTATTCTCTAAAGAATTTGTTTTTTGATGGTGAGCCAACTGCAACCTGCGACATAACGAGCCTGCGCGAGAATCTCAACCTCAACAACTTGTGGCAATCGGTAAAATGCGAAAAAATGATTCTTGACAACAAGCGGCTTATGTGGGCCGGATTCAACAATACCGAAACAAATAAAAAACAAATAATTTTGCAAATCGATAATATCTTGCAATATACAAACGCGACACAAAACACGCTCCAGGATAGTTGGAAAAGTAAGTATGCTGGAACGGGCAGTACTAGAGGAAACTACATAAATACTAACTGGATTGCAGAAAAAAATGGCACAATATTTGAAATAAACGAAATAACTAATTCAAACGACTGTTCTGGATGGGGTGGTTGTCCGAGATATTTCGGAACATATCTGATACATGGCTTCAGAAAATATGGAGAAAATACAACGGTGTATTATTCATATTGGGGTCCAGATCGTATTTCTTTCAGAGATATTCATGACGTTTATCTGAAATTCGACAATAAAATAATATATCCGATAACAAATGGATATATTCTTAATACAAAAGGCATTTTTCAAAAAAAAACATACAATTATAACCCCTCAAGTTTTGGATTCGGTGCTGACGGCGGATATGGATTCTCCGACAGCACAGGGTGTTCTGGCTTTGCATCAGGATCTGGATTCGACCCGATAAACCGCTCAGTTTTTCCCATAAGCCAAACAGAATCAGTCATAATCTGCCACGCCGACATAGACTGCAACGACGGCGACCTGCTGACAAAAGATATTTGCGCAAACGCAGGAACACCAGAATCACTATGCGAATATGCTCCGCAGGAACCTGAAGAAATCAAGAAGCCATTCACAGAAATGGACGCCGATGAAGTTGAAAAAGCAATTATATTCAAGGAGAAATATAATAAAAGCCTTAGCGAGCTTTATTTCGACGGATGGACTAATACATCATGCAACAACGCAAGTATTCTTGACACGCTGAAGCTTGATAAAGACTGGAGCGTTATTCAATGCCGGAAGTTTTTAATAAATGGAACGCTCGCTATGTTTGCAGGACTTAACAACACAAAAACCGGAGAAAAATATGCCGCATATCAACTGGGGACCGTACTTATTGATGAACTAGCAGAAAACAAACAAGTAACCGAAACGTATCGAACCGGATTTGACGCTATTTTTCTAACACATTATGAAAACAGATGGAGTGGAATAAAAGAAGGCATCAAAAGATTCGAAATAAGTGACGTAGCTACAAGAACGTGCGATGGTTTTGGTAGATGTGGTTCGATCTACAAATATGGAACGTATATATTTCACGGATTCCGCTCCGATGAAAATAAAAATGAATCCGTATTGTACTCTTACAGCAAACCGATAACTGCCGATACATTCAAAATATTGTTTGACAATTACCGGAACTTCAGCATTGATAATTTTTCATCTTCCGGAAACATATATGAAACAAAAACATTTAATTACCTCCCGCTTCACGGCTGGGCTCTTGGAACATTCGGATTCAACTATTCGCTATATAATAGAAGCATATTCAAGCCATACCGCGCAAACGAGCTCATTGTCGGCCTTGAAAGCCCGGCGCATCTGCGCGCGCAAGATTCTATCGGCCGCATTACAGGATACGTCAACGGAGCATACGTAACAGAAATTCCGAACTCAGAAATACTTGATACAGAACATGAAAAATACCTGCTACCTGCAAATGAAACATACCGATTTTTTGTTGACGGATACGCTGACGGAAACTACAGCCTGAAAATAACACGCGCAATCGGCGAAAACTCAAGCATAATATATTTCAAAAACATTTCCGCAACAAACGAAACGCGCGACATATTCGAGCTTAACGAAACCGCAAGTATAGGCGTAAAGACAAACGATTCTGAAAAAAACATAGTCGTTGCTCTTGACAGCTTGGAATCCTCCGAAAGCATAAACTTCACAGCAGCAAAAAATAAGTCCGTAAGCATATATGTCTCAAACTGGAGCGCGCTTAACGAATCAACAACAATCACCGAAAATATCAATTACGCGCCGGAAATAATATCGACCGTGCCAGAAAATGGCTCTTCTTTCGGGCAATGGCGAACCATATCGCTTGGGGTTTATGCAACTGACCCAAATAACGATACGCTTCAATACGTAATTTTATTTGACGAAACTGAAATTTCGCCTGCAAATGAAACCACTTACACTCTAAATGAAACCGGAACACACACAATAACTTTCAGCGCATCAGACGGCCTGAATACTGTTTCAGAAGAAATATCAATATATGTTATTGCGCCGCCGAAAGTGACAATAATCAGCCCTGAAAACAGAACATATAACACAAACATAATTTTTATTAACGCAACATTTGAAGAACCTGTTGATAAAGCGTGGATTTCCATAAACGGTGCGCCCGGGCAAAATTACACAAGCAACGCATCATCAATTTCTGGGCATGCGGGCGTTCTGCCCAACGGCACGCAGAATATCCGCGTTTACGCAAACAATTCAATAGGAATTGAAAATTATTCTGAAGTATTTTTCTCAATTAATACGACAGTGATTATTCCAACTAATCCGCCCTCGAATGGCGGCGGAGGGCATGGCGACGGCAAAAAAGAAAAGAAAACAAAGGAAAAGGATGATAAAGACGAAAAGCACGATGATAAGGAAGATCATAAAGAAGATAAAAAACTAGAATATGAAAACGACAAACTCTCAAAAGATAAAGACGATGACAAACACAACGCGTCGGATAGTTTAGAAAATGAAACGCGCTACGATGATGAAACAGAGAATTATTCAGAATCAGAAAATAATGGTTCTTACTACACAGGCCATCTGCTTGGCAACATTTCAGAAAAATTGCAAAGATTAATCATGATGATTCTTGGATATCTTGGATTATGGCCTGCTTAG